In one window of Camelina sativa cultivar DH55 chromosome 15, Cs, whole genome shotgun sequence DNA:
- the LOC104748635 gene encoding monogalactosyldiacylglycerol synthase 3, chloroplastic-like: protein MERQYKFMVKHVGLWSVAFHGTSPKWIHKSYLSALAAYYAKEIEAGLMEYKPDIIISVHPLMQHIPLWVMKWQGLHKKVIFVTVITDLNTCHRTWFHHGVSRCYCPSKEVAKRALVDGLDDSQIRVFGLPVRPSFPRTIINQDELRRELEIDLNLPAVLLMGGGEGMGPVQKTAKALGDSLYNFKERKPIGQLIVICGRNKVLASALASYEWKIPVKVRGFETQMQKWMGACDCIITKAGPGTIAEALICGLPIILNDYIPGQEKGNVPYVVDNGAGVFTRSPKETARIVADWFSSNKTGLKTMSENALKLAQPEAVFDIVKDIHHLSQQQQQRIPLLIDFPTDVLLS, encoded by the exons ATGGAGAGACAGTACAAGTTCATGGTGAAACATGTTGGTCTTTGGTCAGTCGCGTTTCATGGTACCTCTCCCAAATGGATCCACAAAAGTTATCTCAGTGCTCTTGCCGCTTATTATGCCAA AGAAATAGAGGCCGGTTTAATGGAGTACAAACCGGACATTATTATTAGCGTGCATCCATTGATGCAACACATCCCATTGTGGGTAATGAAATGGCAAGGACTTCATAAGAAAGTCATTTTTGTGACGGTCATCACTGATCTAAACACTTGTCACCGTACATG GTTCCATCATGGAGTCAGCAGATGTTATTGTCCGTCCAAAGAGGTCGCTAAGAGAGCATTAGTAGACGGCCTTGATGACTCTCAAATCCGTGTCTTTGGCTTACCCGTCCGCCCATCATTCCCCCGCACTATTATCAAC CAGGATGAACTAAGGAGAGAGCTTGAAATAGACTTAAATCTACCTGCGGTTCTATTAATGGGAGGCGGTGAAGGAATGGGTCCGGTTCAGAAAACCGCTAAAGCCCTCGGGGATTCTTTATATAACTTTAAAGAAAGAAAGCCAATAGGACAATTGATTGTCATATGCGGCCGGAACAAAGTTCTTGCCTCTGCATTAGCATCCTATGAATGGAAGATTCCTGTCAAG GTTCGAGGGTTTGAAACACAAATGCAAAAATGGATGGGAGCTTGTGATTGTATCATCACAAAG GCTGGTCCAGGTACAATCGCGGAAGCATTGATATGTGGTCTCCCAATTATCCTCAATGACTATATTCCTGGACAG GAAAAAGGGAATGTACCGTATGTTGTGGATAATGGGGCTGGAGTTTTCACTCGAAGTCCCAAAGAAACGGCGAGAATCGTGGCCGATTGGTTCAGCAGCAACAAAACAGGATTAAAAACTATGTCAGAAAATGCTCTTAAGTTAGCACAACCTGAGGCCGTTTTCGACATCGTCAAGGATATCCATCATCTATcccagcaacaacaacaacgtatTCCACTCTTAATAGATTTTCCTACTGACGTACTTCTTTCTTAG
- the LOC104747257 gene encoding triphosphate tunel metalloenzyme 3-like: MEVEVKLLLLTAAAHLRLTTLLTPFHLKTLHQRNIFFDTPKNDLSLRRAVLRLRFLQNSAAVSAPPPRCIVSLKAKPTLANGISRVEEDEEEIDYGVGKECVDSPDKLSAVGSRVLKRVQEEYGCKDFLGFVCLGGFENVRNVYEWRGVKLEVDETKYAFGKCFEIECETEEPERVKTMIEEFLTENKIEFSNSDMTKFAVFRSGKLP; encoded by the coding sequence ATGGAAGTCGAAGTCAAGCTCCTTCTCCTAACCGCCGCTGCTCATCTCCGTCTCACCACTCTCCTCACTCCTTTCCACCTGAAAACCCTTCACCAACGCAATATCTTCTTCGACACACCCAAAAACGATCTCTCCCTCCGCCGCGCCGTCCTCCGCCTCCGCTTCCTCCAAAACTCTGCCGCCGTTTCTGCTCCGCCTCCTCGTTGTATCGTCTCTCTCAAGGCGAAACCGACTCTGGCTAATGGGATTAGCCGtgtggaggaagatgaagaggagaTTGACTATGGGGTTGGTAAAGAATGTGTTGATTCACCGGATAAGCTCTCAGCCGTtggatctagggttttgaaaaGGGTTCAAGAGGAGTATGGGTGTAAAGACTTTCTAGGGTTTGTTTGCTTAGGTGGGTTTGAGAATGTTAGGAATGTGTATGAATGGAGAGGTGTCAAACTTGAGGTTGATGAGACCAAGTATGCTTTTGGGAAatgttttgagattgaatgtgagaCAGAAGAACCAGAGCGTGTTAAGACCATGATTGAGGAGTTTCTTACAGAGAACAAGATTGAGTTCTCCAATTCGGACATGACAAAGTTTGCTGTTTTCCGGTCAGGAAAGCTTCCTTGA
- the LOC104747258 gene encoding phosphopantothenoylcysteine decarboxylase subunit VHS3-like — MEVVAAAGSMVTQSQQTWACSVTESLLILVGKNLACLLLVAESLLMGLIAVDQRLSLKEGYKRGSRVEENKDASDSDDDDDDDDDEDADEDEDDEDDANDEDFSGEEGEEADPEDDPVANGGGHSDDDDDDDDEEGDNDDDGDEDNEDEEEDEDEEDDDDVRQPPSKKRK, encoded by the exons ATGGAAGTGGTTGCTGCTGCTGGGTCAATGGTGACGCAGAGTCAACAGACATGGGCTTGCTCTGTCACTGAGTCGCTTCTCATCCTCGTTGGAAAGAATCTGGCTTGTCTGCTCCTTGTG GCAGAATCATTGCTAATGGGGTTGATTGCTGTTGACCAGAG GTTGTCTCTGAAGGAGGGATACAAAAGAGGAAGCCGTGTTGAGGAAAACAAAGATGCCAGTGACAGTgacgatgatgacgatgatgatgatgatgaagacgctGATGAGGATGAAGACGATGAGGATGATGCTAATGATGAAGATTTCTCAGGGGAAGAAGGGGAAGAAGCTGATCCAGAGGATGATCCAGTGGCCAATGGTGGAGGACAcagcgatgatgatgatgacgacgatgatgaggagggtgataatgatgatgatggagatgaggacaatgaagatgaggaagaagacgaggatgaggaagatgatgacgatGTTCGCCAGCCACCCTCTAAGAAGAGAAAATGA
- the LOC104747259 gene encoding uncharacterized protein LOC104747259 produces the protein MLCFRSKLVLCILSSLLLVATATSFTGFGKKEEEVGVEEWTRTTTSVIERVIAEETGGNSSLILAAKRTKRKDPQDDFKLYTGGWNISNSHYWTSVGYTAAPFIIIALVWFVFFGLSLSLICLCYCCCARQPYGYSRIAYALSLILLILFTIAAIIGCVFLYTGQGKFHASTTDTLDYVVSQANLTSENLRNVSDYLNAAKKVDVQSTILPKDVLASIDNIQGKINSSATTLSVKTMENQEKIQNVLDNMRLALVIIAAVMLFLAFIGFLLSIFGLQCLVYTLVILGWILVTGTFILCGGFLLLHNVVGDTCVAMDQWVQHPTAHTALDDILPCVDNATARETLTRTKLVTYQLVNLLDTAISNMANRNLPPQLRPLYYNQSGPLMPLLCNPFNADLSDKQCQPGEVHLNNATAVWKNFTCQIVTPGTCSTQGRLTPKLYNQMAAAVNVSYGLYRYGPFLADLQGCDFVRSTFTDIERDHCPGLKRYTKWIYVGLVLVSAGVMLSLVFWVLYARERRHRVYTKDYNAMHSEDPRSKGH, from the exons atgTTGTGTTTCAGATCTAAATTAGTGTTGTGTATTCTTTCTTCGCTTCTTCTTGTCGCCACTGCAACATCTTTTACTG GGTTTGgtaagaaggaagaagaagtaggtGTAGAAGAATGGACCAGGACAACAACAAGTGTAATAGAAAGAGTTATTGCAGAGGAAACTGGAGGAAACTCATCTTTGATTTTGGCTGCAAagagaaccaaaagaaaagatcCTCAAGATGATTTTAAGCTTTACACTGGTGGATGGAATATAAGCAATTCTCATTATTGGACt TCTGTTGGTTATACGGCAGCGCCTTTCATTATAATCGCATTAGTCTGGTTTGTGTTCTTCGGGCTATCGTTGTCTCTGATTTGCCTTTGTTATTGCTGCTGTGCCCGTCAACCTTACGGCTATTCTCGGATTGCTTATGCTCTGTCCCTTATCCTCCTCATATTGTTCACAATTGCAGCAAT AATAGGATGTGTTTTCCTGTACACGGGTCAAGGGAAATTTCATGCTAGCACAACCGATACTTTGGACTATGTGGTGAGTCAGGCAAACCTCACGTCAGAAAACCTCAGGAATGTGTCAGATTATCTCAACGCTGCTAAGAAGGTGGATGTGCAATCCACCATTCTGCCAAAGGATGTTCTGGCGAGCATTGATAACATACAGGGAAAGATTAACTCCTCCGCCACAACTCTTTCTGTCAAAACAATGGAGAACCAAGAAAAGATTCAAAATGTCTTAGACAACAT GAGACTTGCGCTCGTCATCATCGCTGCCGTGATGCTTTTCCTTGCATTTATTGGATTTC TTCTCTCTATCTTTGGACTGCAGTGCCTTGTGTACAC GTTGGTGATCCTTGGTTGGATTCTCGTCACGGGTACCTTCATCTTGTGTGGTGGATTTCTGCTTCTACACAA CGTTGTAGGGGATACATGTGTTGCCATGGACCAATGGGTCCAACACCCAACAGCTCACACGGCTCTAGACGATATTCTACCATGTGTTGATAATGCAACCGCGAGAGAAACATTGACTCGGACTAAGCTTGTGACATACCAGTTGGTCAACCTTCTTGACACTGCCATCAGCAACATGGCCAACAGGAACTTGCCACCTCAACTTCGGCCCTTGTATTACAACCAGTCGGGTCCTCTAATGCCCCTTCTCTGTAACCCCTTCAACGCTGATCTGTCAGACAAACAGTGCCAGCCTGGTGAGGTCCATCTGAACAATGCTACTGCG GTGTGGAAGAACTTCACTTGCCAAATTGTAACACCGGGAACATGCAGCACACAGGGACGTTTGACTCCTAAGCTTTACAACCAGATGGCTGCAGCAGTTAATGTAAGCTATGGTCTATACCGGTATGGTCCGTTCTTGGCAGACCTGCAAGGGTGTGACTTCGTGAGGTCTACATTCACTGATATAGAGAGGGATCATTGCCCGGGACTGAAGAGATACACAAAGTGGATCTATGTGGGTCTTGTATTGGTGTCTGCAGGCGTAATGTTGTCTTTggtgttttgggttttatatgCGCGGGAGAGGAGGCACCGGGTTTATACAAAAGACTACAATGCCATGCACTCTGAAGATCCACGAAGCAAGGGCCATTGA